The following proteins are co-located in the Microbulbifer sp. VAAF005 genome:
- a CDS encoding tyrosine-type recombinase/integrase gives MAIQKKANGRWQADCQPEGRGGKRVQRTFNTKGEAQRWLTAQKAAADRGEWSPPKKDNRTISQLVHEWYELHGHTLKDHTGRLNYLENTARWLGDPKAINFTAEDWILYRKRRLESPNEQGRQPCSRTINHEHTYLNAVFNRLISIKKWTHPNPLKGVPKLRVAEPPLTFLSVEQLKALDTALLQARNPNVRTITRICLATGARWSEAETLEAERVHHGKIEFVDTKNGKNRSIPISRDLESEILSGRPISGRLFVGTNFRAFQEALARAKLKLPKGQLTHILRHTFASHYMINGGDLLKLNKILDHSTIEMTMRYAHLSPEHLEDAVEKSALNTLERAQCDERA, from the coding sequence ATGGCGATACAAAAGAAGGCTAATGGCCGATGGCAAGCGGATTGCCAACCTGAAGGACGCGGTGGTAAGAGGGTACAGCGAACCTTCAATACCAAAGGTGAAGCCCAAAGGTGGCTTACCGCTCAAAAAGCCGCAGCAGATCGCGGTGAGTGGTCTCCGCCAAAAAAAGACAATCGTACCATTTCACAGTTGGTTCACGAATGGTATGAACTGCATGGCCACACACTTAAGGACCACACCGGGCGCCTAAATTACCTGGAAAATACAGCAAGGTGGCTGGGTGATCCAAAAGCTATCAATTTCACCGCTGAAGACTGGATTTTGTACCGCAAGCGGCGACTGGAATCTCCCAACGAGCAAGGGAGACAGCCATGCTCCAGAACCATTAACCATGAGCACACCTATCTGAATGCGGTGTTCAACCGCCTGATATCGATTAAAAAGTGGACACACCCCAACCCACTAAAAGGGGTTCCCAAACTTCGGGTGGCCGAACCACCACTCACTTTTTTAAGCGTCGAACAGCTCAAGGCCCTGGATACTGCCTTGCTCCAGGCCCGCAACCCAAATGTCAGAACTATCACCCGTATCTGTTTGGCTACTGGTGCCCGCTGGTCTGAAGCTGAAACCCTAGAAGCCGAAAGGGTACACCATGGCAAGATTGAGTTTGTGGATACCAAGAACGGCAAGAACCGCAGCATCCCTATCAGCCGCGATTTGGAATCAGAAATACTGAGCGGGCGCCCCATTTCTGGCCGGCTCTTTGTAGGCACCAACTTTCGCGCCTTCCAGGAAGCCCTGGCCAGAGCAAAGCTAAAACTCCCCAAAGGCCAGCTAACCCACATCCTCCGCCACACCTTCGCAAGCCATTACATGATCAATGGCGGCGATCTACTCAAGCTAAACAAGATTCTGGACCACTCCACTATCGAGATGACTATGCGCTATGCGCATTTGTCGCCGGAGCATTTAGAGGATGCGGTAGAGAAGAGTGCACTCAATACTCTTGAAAGAGCACAGTGTGATGAACGGGCCTAG
- a CDS encoding helix-turn-helix transcriptional regulator: protein MRQQVKKISKLRTGDRLRAIRELTGLTQKEFAELLKVDLIHLKNMEYKKNRVTEECYEAMGLAFPELLPWFVYEGPVNLNGLRNSENKLCKFIAARIDAGLVPEGYFSEDSFRDGDTKEG from the coding sequence ATGCGTCAGCAAGTGAAAAAGATTTCAAAACTTAGGACCGGTGATCGATTACGAGCGATCAGGGAATTGACCGGGTTAACCCAGAAAGAGTTTGCAGAACTATTAAAGGTCGACCTGATTCACTTAAAAAATATGGAATACAAGAAAAACCGAGTCACGGAAGAGTGCTATGAGGCAATGGGCCTAGCCTTTCCAGAATTATTGCCATGGTTTGTCTACGAAGGCCCTGTGAACCTGAATGGGCTACGCAATAGCGAAAATAAATTGTGTAAATTTATCGCAGCCCGCATTGATGCGGGATTGGTTCCAGAAGGATATTTTTCTGAGGATTCGTTCAGGGATGGCGATACAAAAGAAGGCTAA